In Drosophila yakuba strain Tai18E2 chromosome 2R, Prin_Dyak_Tai18E2_2.1, whole genome shotgun sequence, a single genomic region encodes these proteins:
- the LOC6532168 gene encoding uncharacterized protein LOC6532168, with translation MSCICQFHDLGDIASRDLVAFPLPASDDMTVFNEVDKESSEHNASKVRFSASDLSDCRAENWLLKKKLREYEVTIENLEQLVTTIVEKQHQILSEMFYLRKENRELQSECHLQREYHSMERNALMRDLHDAQLLCRSRNLGKGCLSTEHPDIASLTHGDSIIKSESSYGDFEEDDMIESHDGDQCQSGCGCNNNEDYDARENCAEPLAPSSGENSGRTSPSLSSSVSGDSESADDRFLNYRSINQSLISGSDSD, from the exons ATGTCCTGTATATGCCAATTCCATGATCTTGGGGACATTGCTAGCAGAGACCTAGTAGCGTTTCCTTTGCCTGCAAGTGACGACATGACCGTTTTCAACGA GGTGGATAAAGAATCATCGGAGCATAATGCTTCTAAGGTTAGGTTCTCGGCCTCAGATCTATCCGACTGTCGTGCAGAAAACTGGCTCCTAAAGAAAAAGTTACGGGAATACGAAGTTACAATTGAAAACCTGGAGCAGTTGGTGACTACTATAGTTGAGAAGCAGCACCAAATTTTGAGCGAAATGTTTTACTTACGCAAAGAAAACCGAGAGCTGCAATCCGAATGTCATCTTCAACGCGAGTATCACTCAATGGAAAGAAATGCCCTGATGAGGGATCTGCATGACGCTCAACTCTTGTGTAGAAGTCGAAATCTCGGCAAG GGGTGTCTATCAACTGAACATCCAGACATCGCAAGCTTAACACATGGAGACTCGATCATAAAATCTGAATCATCTTATGGTGACTTTGAAGAGGATGACATGATTGAATCGCACGACGGTGATCAGTGCCAAAGCGGTTGCGGCTGCAATAATAATGAGGATTATGATGCCAGAGAGAATTGCGCAGAGCCTTTAGCACCTAGTTCAGGTGAAAATTCTGGTAGGACATCACCATCTTTATCAAGCTCAGTATCAGGGGACTCTGAATCGGCTGACGACAGATTTCTTAATTACAG